A stretch of DNA from Brevibacterium sp. CBA3109:
TCATCGGACCCAGTTGTCTCAAGATCGGCAGCGCCGAGGTTGGTCGTCGGCGCGTCGTCGCTGGTGGCACGGTCGGTCGCGAGATTGCCGGCCGTGTGCTCACGTGGTCCCTCGACACGTTTCGTATCATTGCGGTCCCCGGCTGCCCGCGCCGAGGCGGTGGAGCCCTCGGAATCCTCCGTGATCTTGAGGACACCGGTGTGGAATTCCTCCACCGGGCGCCGAGCATTGTCGGAGATGCGCAGAAGCAGACCGATGATCATCCAGTTGGCGACCAGAGACGAGCCGCCTTGGGCGAGGAACGGAGTGGTCAGACCGGTGAGCGGGATGAGGCGGGTGACGCCGCCGACGACGACGAATACCTGCAGGGCGATCGTGAAGCTCAGGCCGGTGGCCAGCAGTGTGCCGAAGCCGTCGCGCAGCTGTTGGGCGGTCTTGATGCCGCGCTGGAAGATGAACAGGTAGCAGAGCAGGATGACGAAGAGTCCGGCCATGCCCAACTCTTCGCCGAGGCTGGCGTAGATGAAGTCGGACTCCGCATAGGGGACCATATTGGGTCGGCCCTCACCGAGACCGGTTCCGGTCAGACTGCCGTTGGACATGCCGAAAAGGCCCTGGACCAGCTGGTACGACCCACCGGGGGTCTTGTTGTACTCCTCAGAGGTGAGTGCGTTGAGCCAGCCGTCCACGCGTTGTCCGACGTGGTCGAAGAGGAAGTTCGCGGCGACCGCGCCGACGGCGAAGAAGCCGAGGCCGATGATGATCCAGGAGACCTTGCTGGTCGCGACATAGAGCATGGCGACGAACAGCCCGAAGAACAGCAGCGAGGTGCCCAGGTCCTTCTCGAAGACGAGGACGCCGACGCTGGCCACCCAGGCGATGACGATGGGACCGAAGTCGCGCAGACGTGGGAAC
This window harbors:
- a CDS encoding FtsW/RodA/SpoVE family cell cycle protein; protein product: MYENPNQVARPRPYRLAELGLLVLAIAVSTSAYALVGLGTEDTIPANVYQYAAWLAALGLIIHIVVWWKAKYADPVLVPIAVLLNGLGLAMIYRVDLGRSEYLNSGMTQLIWMTLGVALAVGILIFLGDHRWLRRYTFVSGFAALIFLMLPLIPGLGKTINGARIWIGVGSMSFQPGEIAKILLAIFFAGYLVSYRDQLVLAGPKILGIRFPRLRDFGPIVIAWVASVGVLVFEKDLGTSLLFFGLFVAMLYVATSKVSWIIIGLGFFAVGAVAANFLFDHVGQRVDGWLNALTSEEYNKTPGGSYQLVQGLFGMSNGSLTGTGLGEGRPNMVPYAESDFIYASLGEELGMAGLFVILLCYLFIFQRGIKTAQQLRDGFGTLLATGLSFTIALQVFVVVGGVTRLIPLTGLTTPFLAQGGSSLVANWMIIGLLLRISDNARRPVEEFHTGVLKITEDSEGSTASARAAGDRNDTKRVEGPREHTAGNLATDRATSDDAPTTNLGAADLETTGSDEDPTTNLGTTGGER